A genomic stretch from Schaalia odontolytica includes:
- a CDS encoding DUF3107 domain-containing protein gives MEIFIGIRDNTRQLALDVDMTENELMAKVNEALISAHGVLDLTDTKGQRTLVPAHALGYVQIANKTERRVGFAIH, from the coding sequence ATGGAGATCTTCATCGGCATCCGCGACAATACGCGCCAGCTCGCCCTCGACGTCGACATGACCGAAAACGAGCTCATGGCGAAGGTCAACGAGGCCCTCATCTCCGCCCACGGCGTCCTCGACCTCACCGACACCAAGGGCCAGCGCACCCTCGTACCCGCACACGCCCTCGGCTACGTGCAGATCGCCAACAAGACCGAACGCCGTGTCGGCTTCGCGATCCACTGA
- a CDS encoding ferritin-like fold-containing protein, whose product MAHEFDSVPADDTEVIGLLAYSSLAFMTRLAKDGEQAPSFEAHVEHARMAAQCFTLYQQLEVWSEHRGFDLMAAADAFTSAYDDLDARTRPTTFAERSVKTFITRGMLGDMLIRVAQVHGLFEGIEDVWPFEQGHWVRSHLGPQIEADEQLSARLSLWGRRVAGEALGLVRATLFTYPSLAASPENVDEITEYVIKRHGQRMKDIHLKA is encoded by the coding sequence ATGGCACACGAATTTGATTCCGTCCCCGCCGACGACACAGAAGTCATTGGTCTTCTCGCCTATTCGTCGCTCGCGTTCATGACGCGCCTCGCGAAGGACGGGGAGCAGGCGCCCTCGTTCGAGGCTCACGTGGAGCATGCGCGTATGGCGGCGCAGTGCTTCACGCTCTACCAGCAGCTGGAGGTGTGGAGCGAGCATCGCGGCTTTGATCTGATGGCGGCCGCCGACGCGTTCACGAGCGCGTACGACGACTTGGATGCGCGCACGCGTCCGACGACGTTCGCGGAGCGCTCTGTCAAGACGTTTATTACCCGCGGCATGCTGGGCGACATGCTGATCCGCGTCGCTCAGGTGCATGGCCTATTCGAGGGGATTGAGGACGTGTGGCCCTTCGAGCAGGGGCATTGGGTGCGCAGCCACCTGGGCCCGCAGATCGAGGCGGATGAGCAGCTGTCGGCGCGCTTGTCCCTGTGGGGTCGCCGTGTCGCGGGCGAGGCCCTCGGCCTCGTGCGCGCGACACTGTTCACCTACCCGTCGCTGGCGGCTTCCCCGGAGAACGTTGATGAGATCACGGAGTACGTGATCAAGCGTCACGGTCAGCGCATGAAGGACATTCACCTGAAGGCTTGA
- a CDS encoding DEAD/DEAH box helicase — MTNTSTEATVPTPDVDATEAAPQAPASSVEYSAGVVRLGNIQPAAPEVEEATPDITDKGGEDLDKKSFADFGVTDPIVDALEDKGITHPFPIQALTLGPALERHDIIGQAKTGTGKTLGFGIPVLEDVIAPDEEGYEDLLNPNQPQALIILPTRELTKQVAQDLRGAAKYLSTRIVEIYGGVAFEPQIEALQRGADIVVGTPGRLIDLLRKGHLHLSGVETVVLDEADEMLDLGFLPDVETLLGRVPENRHTMLFSATMPGPVVALARRFMVQPTHIRAQDPDDQNQTVNTVKQVIYRVHAMNKVEVVARILQSEGRGRSVIFCRTKRTAARLGEDLSARGFAVGSLHGDLGQGAREQALRAFRNGKVDVLVATDVAARGIDVDDVTHVINYQCPEDEKIYIHRIGRTGRAGNSGTAVTFVDWDDIPRWSLISKALGLGVPDPLETYHTSPHLFTDLDIPEGTTGRLPRAKRTRAGLDAEVLEDLGGSAPRSEGRGRGGRSGSRGGRGRSARSGDSSRSSRGSRGSRARGSQDGDRTLNAGKGGRSDRGTRGRGRGEHSPRSGSADSTSAGSTSERAPRTRKRIRRRKGGE; from the coding sequence GTGACCAACACGAGCACTGAGGCAACTGTGCCCACCCCCGACGTTGACGCCACCGAAGCGGCCCCCCAGGCCCCGGCCTCGTCCGTCGAATACTCCGCAGGCGTCGTCCGTCTGGGCAACATCCAGCCCGCAGCCCCCGAGGTCGAAGAGGCCACCCCGGACATCACCGACAAGGGAGGCGAAGACCTCGACAAGAAGTCCTTCGCGGACTTCGGCGTCACCGACCCCATCGTCGATGCCCTCGAAGACAAGGGCATCACGCACCCCTTCCCGATCCAGGCCCTGACCCTCGGTCCGGCGCTCGAGCGCCACGACATCATCGGCCAGGCCAAGACCGGCACCGGTAAGACCCTCGGCTTCGGCATCCCCGTCCTTGAGGACGTCATCGCGCCCGACGAAGAGGGCTACGAGGACCTGCTCAACCCGAACCAGCCGCAGGCCCTCATCATCCTGCCCACCCGCGAGCTCACCAAGCAGGTCGCCCAGGACCTGCGCGGTGCCGCCAAGTACCTGTCGACCCGCATCGTCGAGATCTACGGCGGCGTCGCCTTCGAGCCCCAGATCGAGGCCCTCCAGCGCGGCGCCGACATCGTCGTGGGCACGCCCGGCCGCCTCATTGACCTGCTGCGCAAAGGCCACCTACACCTGTCCGGCGTCGAAACCGTCGTCCTCGACGAGGCCGACGAAATGCTCGACCTGGGATTCCTGCCCGACGTCGAAACCCTGCTGGGCCGTGTTCCCGAGAACCGCCACACCATGTTGTTCTCCGCAACCATGCCCGGCCCCGTCGTGGCGCTCGCCCGCCGCTTCATGGTGCAGCCGACTCACATCCGCGCCCAGGATCCCGACGACCAGAACCAGACTGTCAACACGGTCAAGCAGGTCATCTACCGCGTTCACGCCATGAACAAGGTCGAGGTCGTGGCCCGCATCCTCCAGTCCGAGGGCCGTGGCCGCTCCGTCATCTTCTGCCGTACCAAGCGCACCGCCGCTCGTCTGGGCGAGGACCTGAGCGCCCGCGGCTTCGCCGTCGGCTCGCTGCACGGCGACCTGGGCCAGGGCGCACGCGAGCAGGCTCTGCGCGCCTTCCGCAACGGCAAGGTAGACGTGCTGGTCGCAACCGACGTCGCCGCGCGCGGCATCGACGTCGACGATGTCACCCACGTCATCAACTACCAGTGCCCCGAAGACGAAAAGATCTACATCCACCGCATCGGCCGTACCGGCCGCGCGGGCAACTCGGGCACGGCCGTCACCTTCGTCGACTGGGACGACATTCCGCGCTGGTCGCTCATCTCCAAGGCCCTGGGCTTGGGTGTGCCGGATCCGCTCGAGACCTACCACACGTCCCCTCACCTGTTCACCGACCTGGACATTCCCGAGGGCACGACCGGTCGACTGCCGCGCGCCAAGCGCACGCGCGCAGGCCTGGACGCCGAGGTCCTCGAGGACCTGGGAGGCTCCGCTCCCCGCTCCGAGGGTCGAGGCCGTGGCGGCCGTTCGGGATCGCGTGGCGGTCGCGGGCGTTCCGCTCGCAGCGGCGATTCCAGTCGTTCTTCGCGCGGGTCGCGCGGCTCGCGGGCGCGCGGTTCCCAGGATGGGGATCGCACGCTCAACGCCGGTAAGGGCGGCCGCTCCGATCGCGGCACGCGCGGCCGCGGCCGCGGCGAGCACTCGCCGCGCTCGGGATCAGCCGATTCCACTTCCGCTGGTTCTACTTCTGAGCGCGCGCCCCGCACTCGCAAGCGCATCCGCCGCCGTAAGGGCGGCGAGTGA
- a CDS encoding AlbA family DNA-binding domain-containing protein — MVFIQQVMVLIAWLIGVAVRRVLKNRMTMSTASATLTGLAGLWGGLVIAGWIFDSGDLWKPGMIGVAALVALVVVIVVSLIAAYLHPRPGLDPISEVAKRGESDSLEFKSSARWNMRSGKRDDAMETVIAKTVAAFMNSGGGTLLIGVDDEGRLIGLGPDYATLKTPDADRFELWIRDLWGQRMGTNAATLPRLDFAEATDPQDGYERQDVCRVTIPPSPRPVYLRGPKGKGEAELWVRVGNSTRRLEVVDAVQYVSTRWPESVRVSPWTRVRLLALRRREVPTRLPGVVERVLTERATSILPASEEE, encoded by the coding sequence ATGGTGTTCATCCAGCAGGTCATGGTCCTCATCGCGTGGCTGATCGGCGTTGCAGTTCGGCGCGTTCTCAAGAACCGGATGACGATGTCCACCGCGTCAGCAACTCTGACCGGCCTAGCCGGCCTCTGGGGTGGCTTGGTAATCGCCGGTTGGATCTTCGACTCCGGTGACCTGTGGAAACCTGGGATGATCGGCGTCGCTGCGCTGGTTGCCCTCGTCGTCGTCATCGTTGTTTCCCTGATCGCCGCCTACCTGCACCCGCGCCCCGGCCTCGACCCCATCTCCGAGGTTGCCAAGCGCGGCGAATCCGACTCCCTCGAATTCAAGTCGAGCGCCCGCTGGAACATGCGTTCCGGCAAACGCGACGACGCAATGGAGACCGTTATCGCCAAAACCGTCGCCGCCTTCATGAACTCCGGTGGCGGCACTCTCCTCATCGGCGTCGACGACGAGGGAAGGCTCATCGGGCTCGGCCCCGACTATGCGACCCTCAAGACCCCGGACGCCGACCGTTTCGAGCTGTGGATCCGCGACCTGTGGGGCCAGCGAATGGGGACCAACGCCGCCACTCTGCCGAGGCTCGACTTTGCCGAGGCCACGGACCCGCAGGACGGCTACGAACGCCAAGATGTGTGCCGCGTGACCATCCCGCCTTCGCCCCGCCCCGTTTACCTGAGGGGACCCAAGGGTAAGGGGGAAGCGGAGTTGTGGGTGCGCGTGGGCAATTCGACGCGACGCCTGGAGGTCGTGGACGCGGTCCAGTACGTCTCAACTCGCTGGCCCGAAAGCGTGCGAGTCTCCCCGTGGACGCGCGTGCGCCTCCTCGCGCTGCGTCGCCGCGAAGTGCCGACGCGCCTGCCGGGCGTCGTCGAGCGGGTTCTCACCGAGCGCGCGACGAGCATCTTGCCGGCGTCGGAAGAGGAGTGA
- a CDS encoding IS3 family transposase: MDCPEGAEALRNRDKALAVAELSGHGHAVRDLLEVAGLSRSSYYYALAHPQQPTRAQLRPKVAQIFSRTPNGCGHRQVAMCLRAEEGERIADKTVLKMMREMGLRCGIRRERAYHRYNSYKGPVGQSFENIIGRDFTATGPWQKMGTDVTEFKLSFGKAYLAPVYDFASKEIVAHSISMCPNLAQQQEMLQILMEAKPAGVEPILHSDMGWQYQHETYISTLADNGFIQSMSRKGNCIDNGATEQVFGHLKDEFFRGQDWQTFESFKADLDTYITHWNTTRRQVKLKGLTPAEYRDQALQEAA; this comes from the coding sequence ATCGATTGCCCTGAAGGCGCAGAGGCGCTCCGAAACCGGGACAAAGCCCTAGCGGTCGCCGAGCTTTCAGGGCATGGACACGCGGTGCGTGATCTCCTTGAGGTGGCAGGCCTTTCCAGGTCGAGCTACTACTACGCGCTGGCTCACCCCCAGCAGCCAACCAGAGCGCAGCTACGTCCCAAGGTTGCCCAGATCTTTTCACGAACCCCCAACGGGTGCGGTCACAGGCAGGTAGCCATGTGCCTGCGCGCTGAGGAAGGAGAGCGCATCGCCGACAAGACGGTCTTGAAGATGATGCGCGAGATGGGGCTGCGCTGCGGCATACGCCGCGAGAGGGCCTACCACAGGTACAACTCCTACAAGGGGCCCGTGGGGCAAAGCTTTGAGAACATCATCGGCCGCGACTTCACGGCGACCGGCCCCTGGCAGAAAATGGGTACCGACGTCACCGAGTTCAAGCTCTCCTTCGGTAAGGCCTACCTCGCTCCGGTCTACGACTTTGCCAGCAAAGAGATCGTCGCCCACTCCATCTCGATGTGCCCCAACCTCGCCCAGCAACAAGAGATGCTCCAAATACTCATGGAAGCCAAACCCGCAGGGGTCGAGCCGATCTTGCACTCGGACATGGGATGGCAATACCAGCACGAGACCTACATCAGCACACTCGCCGATAACGGTTTCATCCAGAGTATGTCACGCAAAGGCAACTGCATCGACAACGGCGCCACTGAGCAGGTCTTCGGACACCTCAAGGACGAGTTCTTTCGCGGCCAAGACTGGCAGACCTTCGAGAGCTTCAAAGCCGACCTCGACACCTACATCACGCACTGGAATACAACACGACGCCAAGTAAAGCTCAAGGGCCTGACCCCGGCAGAATACCGGGATCAGGCCCTACAGGAAGCCGCATAA
- a CDS encoding helix-turn-helix domain-containing protein, whose translation MSVDLRLRHDRLLREQAVEMFERGVGYGLTAKRLGVCAETVREWQKTYRAIGKDGLLAMGGQQARYDYETKVAAARAVVDGGMSKPEAMVRFGIASATPLKQWCRLYREGGAQALKPKPKGRPKGSVGAVPPTREEELAARVRKLEAQVAYLKKSIALKAQRRSETGTKP comes from the coding sequence ATGTCTGTGGATCTGCGGTTGAGGCATGATCGTTTGCTTCGGGAGCAGGCGGTGGAGATGTTTGAGAGGGGGGTTGGCTATGGTTTGACCGCCAAGAGGCTGGGTGTGTGTGCCGAGACTGTGAGAGAGTGGCAGAAGACGTACCGTGCAATTGGGAAGGATGGGCTTCTTGCCATGGGAGGACAGCAGGCCAGATACGACTATGAGACCAAGGTCGCCGCAGCGAGGGCCGTGGTTGATGGTGGGATGAGTAAGCCTGAGGCGATGGTGCGTTTCGGTATTGCGAGTGCGACACCGTTGAAGCAGTGGTGCAGGCTGTACCGTGAGGGCGGCGCGCAGGCCCTCAAGCCCAAGCCCAAGGGCAGGCCGAAGGGGTCGGTGGGGGCGGTGCCACCAACGCGTGAGGAGGAACTCGCCGCGCGTGTGCGTAAGCTTGAGGCGCAGGTGGCATACCTAAAAAAATCGATTGCCCTGAAGGCGCAGAGGCGCTCCGAAACCGGGACAAAGCCCTAG
- a CDS encoding CPBP family intramembrane glutamic endopeptidase, with the protein MLPLSSAISAFVQLSLILVVPLAWWVLTERRATGFASWIGLHRPTWDARRAHRVVAILAWVAIGAASTALLQSLSGQVPAARFAGQGFGGIMPVLLFAIIQTSLAEEILFRGFLGKRIIARRGFAFGNCAQAIVFGLLHVALFASFADPVHLLPIGILTGASGWIAGWLNEKSAGGSILPGWALHASANLLVGLAEAFNLMG; encoded by the coding sequence ATGTTACCGCTATCGTCAGCGATCAGTGCTTTCGTCCAGCTCTCCCTGATCCTCGTGGTCCCGCTCGCGTGGTGGGTGCTCACAGAGCGCCGCGCAACCGGTTTCGCCTCCTGGATCGGCCTGCATCGGCCGACATGGGATGCAAGAAGAGCGCATCGTGTAGTTGCGATCCTCGCGTGGGTGGCGATCGGTGCAGCTTCAACAGCGCTGCTCCAATCCCTCTCGGGCCAGGTTCCCGCCGCACGTTTCGCCGGGCAAGGCTTCGGCGGCATCATGCCGGTGCTGCTCTTCGCGATCATCCAGACCTCCCTCGCCGAAGAGATACTCTTCCGAGGCTTCCTCGGCAAACGGATCATCGCCAGGAGAGGTTTCGCCTTTGGCAACTGCGCTCAGGCCATCGTCTTCGGGCTCCTACACGTCGCGTTGTTCGCATCCTTCGCGGACCCTGTCCATCTGCTCCCCATCGGCATCCTGACGGGTGCCAGCGGGTGGATTGCCGGGTGGCTCAACGAGAAGAGCGCCGGGGGATCGATCCTGCCCGGCTGGGCGCTCCACGCGAGTGCGAACCTGCTCGTGGGCCTCGCAGAGGCATTCAACCTCATGGGATGA
- a CDS encoding ABC transporter ATP-binding protein, protein MTTQPTGANAAVPGLVQVTGLTKSYRSTPALRDYSLCLDSGHIVGLMGPNGCGKTTLLKILAGILSDYEGAVTIDGHAPGVATKEIVSYLPDADFLNTEWTAADAIRVYSTFFADFDADKAASMVDFFGLPTDRRLGEMSKGMGEKLQISLVMSRRARVFLLDEPISGVDPATRDVILDGILREFDPASLLIMSTHLISDIEHFVDYALFMKDGQVLLQGDADDLRASHGDSLDAIFRKEYR, encoded by the coding sequence ATGACCACCCAACCCACAGGCGCGAACGCGGCTGTCCCCGGCCTCGTCCAGGTCACCGGCCTGACGAAGAGCTACCGCTCTACCCCAGCCCTGCGCGACTATAGCCTGTGCCTGGACTCCGGGCACATCGTCGGCCTCATGGGCCCTAACGGCTGCGGTAAAACGACGCTGCTCAAGATCCTCGCCGGAATCCTCTCCGACTATGAGGGCGCCGTGACCATCGACGGGCATGCGCCCGGCGTCGCCACCAAGGAGATCGTCTCCTACCTGCCCGACGCCGACTTCCTGAACACCGAGTGGACGGCAGCGGATGCGATCCGCGTCTACTCCACGTTCTTCGCCGACTTCGACGCCGACAAGGCGGCCTCGATGGTCGACTTCTTCGGACTGCCCACCGACCGACGCCTCGGCGAGATGAGCAAGGGCATGGGGGAGAAGCTCCAGATCAGCCTCGTCATGTCCCGGCGCGCCCGCGTGTTCCTCCTCGACGAACCCATCAGCGGTGTCGACCCCGCCACACGCGACGTCATCCTCGACGGCATCCTGCGCGAGTTCGACCCCGCCTCCCTGCTCATCATGTCCACCCACCTCATCTCCGACATCGAACACTTCGTCGACTATGCGCTCTTCATGAAGGACGGGCAGGTCCTCCTGCAAGGCGACGCCGACGACCTGCGCGCCTCCCACGGCGATTCCCTTGACGCTATCTTCCGGAAGGAATACCGCTGA
- a CDS encoding GntR family transcriptional regulator: MRIDDTRPIWIQLADSFRSRITNGTWKPGEKIPSVRDLAIEAGTNPNTVQRALAALDDEGLTIPKRTAGRFVATDDAALRALRRDDARAAADAFIRACRALGVDVEGAHGLVDERWNADL; encoded by the coding sequence ATGCGTATCGATGACACCCGCCCCATCTGGATCCAACTCGCCGATTCCTTCAGATCCCGCATCACGAACGGGACCTGGAAGCCGGGAGAGAAGATCCCATCCGTCCGCGACCTCGCCATCGAGGCCGGGACGAACCCCAATACCGTCCAACGAGCCCTCGCCGCCCTCGATGATGAAGGGCTCACGATCCCCAAGCGAACCGCCGGACGTTTCGTCGCCACCGACGACGCCGCCCTGCGTGCCCTGCGCAGGGACGACGCGCGCGCCGCAGCAGACGCTTTCATCCGCGCCTGCCGCGCCCTCGGCGTCGATGTTGAAGGTGCCCACGGCCTCGTCGATGAACGCTGGAACGCGGACCTGTAA
- a CDS encoding glycogen/starch/alpha-glucan phosphorylase, whose amino-acid sequence MTLDLTQSLPSHVRATSGRPVEDSTLMEVWQGLSAAIVDQIADNWAATTERYAKGRQEHYFSAEFLMGRALLNNLSNLGLVEQAREALAAYGLDLGQVLEEEPDAALGNGGLGRLAACFLDSCATLDLPVRGYGILYRYGLFKQLFDNGFQTEHPDPWMEEGYPFVIRREERARIVSYADLTVRAVPYDIAITGYGTKNVGTLRLWKAEPIEEFDYDAFNSQRFTDAIVDRERTMDISRVLYPNDTTFEGKVLRVRQQYFFCSASLQEIVANYVRHHGTDLNGFAEFNAVQLNDTHPVLAIPELMRILMDEHGLGWEEAWKVVSKTFAYTNHTVLAEALETWDIHIFERLFPRITEIVREIDRRFRIDMAERGLDQGTIDYMAPVAGNTVRMAWIACYGSYSINGVAALHTEIIKRDTLKEWHAIWPERFNNKTNGVTPRRWLKQCNPRLATLLDEVTGSDAWVRDLTELAKFTEAGTDEVLQRLADIKRANKVDFAAWVKEREGVEIDPDAIFDVQIKRLHEYKRQLLNAFYVLDLYFRMKDDPTLDTSNRVFIFGAKAAPGYIRAKAIIKLINAIGELVNNDEDIKGRIKVVFVHNYNVSPAEHIIPAADVSEQISMAGKEASGTSNMKFMMNGALTLGTLDGANVEILEAVGDENAYIFGATDDELPELRRHYDPRWHYENVPGLKRVIDALTDGTLNDNNSGWFHDVRHSILEGGYDPADVYYVLGDFAAYRETKDRMAADYRDQKAWNRRVWANISRSGRFSSDRTISDYAREVWHIEGEPIA is encoded by the coding sequence ATGACGCTGGATCTGACGCAGTCGCTGCCCTCTCATGTGCGCGCGACCTCTGGACGCCCCGTTGAAGATTCGACCCTGATGGAGGTGTGGCAGGGTCTGTCCGCCGCAATCGTCGATCAGATCGCCGATAACTGGGCCGCCACCACCGAGCGTTACGCCAAGGGCCGTCAGGAACACTACTTCTCCGCCGAGTTCCTCATGGGCCGAGCCCTGCTCAACAACCTGTCGAACCTCGGCCTCGTCGAGCAGGCTCGCGAAGCCCTCGCGGCCTACGGCCTCGACCTCGGCCAGGTCCTCGAAGAGGAGCCCGATGCTGCCCTCGGTAACGGTGGCCTCGGTCGCCTCGCCGCGTGCTTCCTCGACTCCTGCGCCACCCTCGACCTGCCCGTGCGCGGCTACGGCATCCTGTACCGCTACGGCCTGTTCAAGCAGCTCTTCGACAACGGCTTCCAGACCGAGCACCCCGACCCGTGGATGGAAGAGGGATACCCCTTCGTCATTCGCCGCGAAGAGCGCGCACGCATCGTCTCCTACGCCGACCTGACCGTTCGCGCCGTCCCCTACGACATCGCGATCACCGGCTACGGCACCAAGAACGTGGGCACCCTGCGCCTGTGGAAGGCTGAGCCGATCGAGGAATTCGACTACGACGCCTTCAACTCCCAGCGCTTCACCGACGCCATCGTCGACCGTGAGCGCACCATGGACATCTCCCGCGTCCTGTACCCCAACGACACCACGTTCGAGGGCAAGGTCCTGCGCGTGCGCCAGCAGTACTTCTTCTGCTCCGCCTCCCTGCAGGAAATCGTCGCCAACTACGTGCGTCACCACGGCACCGACCTCAACGGCTTTGCCGAGTTCAACGCTGTCCAGCTCAACGACACCCACCCGGTCCTCGCCATCCCCGAGCTCATGCGCATCCTCATGGACGAGCACGGCCTCGGCTGGGAAGAGGCCTGGAAGGTCGTCTCTAAGACCTTCGCGTACACGAACCACACGGTTCTCGCCGAGGCCCTGGAGACCTGGGACATCCACATCTTCGAGCGCCTGTTCCCGCGCATCACCGAGATCGTCCGCGAGATCGACCGCCGCTTCCGCATCGACATGGCTGAGCGTGGCCTCGACCAGGGCACGATCGATTACATGGCCCCCGTCGCCGGCAATACCGTGCGCATGGCCTGGATCGCCTGCTACGGCTCCTACTCCATCAATGGCGTCGCCGCCCTCCACACGGAGATCATCAAGCGTGACACCCTGAAGGAGTGGCACGCCATCTGGCCCGAGCGCTTCAACAACAAGACCAACGGCGTGACCCCGCGACGCTGGCTCAAGCAGTGCAACCCCCGCCTGGCCACCCTCCTCGACGAGGTCACCGGCTCCGACGCGTGGGTCCGTGACCTCACCGAGCTCGCCAAGTTTACCGAGGCCGGCACCGACGAGGTCCTGCAGCGCCTTGCCGACATCAAGCGCGCCAACAAGGTCGACTTCGCGGCGTGGGTCAAGGAGCGCGAGGGTGTCGAGATCGACCCCGATGCGATCTTCGACGTCCAGATCAAGCGCCTGCACGAGTACAAGCGTCAGCTGCTCAATGCCTTCTACGTCCTGGACCTGTACTTCCGCATGAAGGATGACCCGACGCTGGACACCTCCAACCGCGTGTTCATCTTCGGTGCGAAGGCCGCCCCTGGCTACATCCGTGCGAAGGCCATCATCAAGCTCATCAATGCCATCGGCGAGCTGGTGAACAACGATGAGGATATCAAGGGCCGCATCAAGGTTGTCTTCGTCCACAACTACAACGTTTCGCCTGCGGAGCACATCATCCCCGCCGCCGACGTCTCCGAGCAGATCTCGATGGCCGGCAAGGAGGCCTCGGGCACGTCCAACATGAAGTTCATGATGAACGGTGCCCTCACCCTGGGTACCCTCGACGGCGCGAACGTCGAGATTCTCGAGGCCGTGGGCGACGAGAACGCTTACATCTTCGGCGCGACCGACGATGAGCTGCCCGAGCTGCGTCGCCACTACGACCCCCGTTGGCACTACGAGAACGTCCCCGGCCTCAAGCGCGTCATTGATGCCCTGACCGACGGCACGCTCAACGACAACAATTCCGGCTGGTTCCACGACGTGCGCCACTCGATCCTTGAGGGCGGCTACGACCCCGCCGACGTGTACTACGTGCTGGGTGACTTCGCTGCGTACCGCGAGACCAAGGATCGTATGGCCGCGGATTACCGCGACCAGAAGGCCTGGAACCGCCGCGTGTGGGCGAACATCTCTCGCTCCGGCCGTTTCTCCTCCGACCGCACGATCTCCGACTACGCTCGCGAGGTCTGGCACATCGAGGGTGAGCCGATCGCCTGA
- a CDS encoding LPXTG cell wall anchor domain-containing protein translates to MKKTTSSLLSATAALGLIAASAGVAFASEPAPDQSANPDPAPTAAPTTAPAPGNGADNNDAPRPDPQPTGMPQPPSTPDPEPTQDPQPSQPEPSTPAADQAPAADQAGAGAASGPVGNAGVSTRGQIATGNGPAPVSARGGIRNTNAPASAGSEGGAAPTLANTGSAASIAAGVGVIALAGGVTLVVARKRH, encoded by the coding sequence ATGAAGAAGACGACCTCGTCTCTGCTTTCCGCGACCGCGGCCCTCGGCCTGATCGCCGCTTCGGCCGGCGTTGCTTTCGCCTCCGAGCCCGCCCCGGATCAGTCCGCGAACCCGGATCCGGCCCCCACCGCCGCCCCGACCACCGCTCCGGCCCCCGGCAACGGCGCGGACAACAACGATGCCCCGCGGCCTGATCCCCAGCCCACGGGCATGCCCCAGCCGCCGAGCACGCCGGATCCGGAGCCTACCCAGGACCCGCAGCCGAGCCAGCCTGAGCCCTCGACCCCCGCTGCTGACCAGGCTCCCGCCGCCGATCAGGCTGGCGCTGGCGCCGCCTCCGGCCCCGTCGGCAACGCTGGCGTGTCCACCCGCGGTCAGATTGCGACCGGCAACGGCCCGGCCCCCGTCTCCGCACGTGGCGGCATCCGCAACACGAACGCTCCGGCCTCTGCTGGATCCGAGGGTGGGGCTGCCCCGACCCTGGCGAACACCGGTTCTGCCGCGTCGATCGCTGCCGGTGTCGGCGTTATCGCCCTGGCTGGTGGCGTGACCCTCGTGGTCGCTCGCAAGCGCCACTGA
- a CDS encoding MarC family protein — MSLFDVTLFATAFATLTVIMDPVGTVPIFLGLTSRYSQVKQRRAAIQATSVSFGVILTFAILGGQILRFLHISMEALQLSGGVLLFLVAMELLMGTDSSTPDTGDEGVNVALVPLGTPLLAGPGSIVAVMVAVGQAGTNVGSWIAVIVAVILAHVVMWLTMRFSLALSRFLGPGGIMLLTKISGLLLAAIATQLIMEGIFQFIATAKLS, encoded by the coding sequence GTGAGCCTGTTCGACGTCACGCTTTTTGCGACCGCCTTCGCGACGCTGACGGTCATCATGGACCCGGTCGGCACCGTGCCGATCTTCCTGGGGCTGACCTCGCGCTACTCTCAGGTCAAGCAGCGCAGGGCAGCGATCCAGGCGACATCCGTGTCCTTCGGCGTCATCCTGACCTTCGCGATCCTGGGCGGGCAGATCCTGCGCTTCCTGCACATTTCGATGGAGGCCCTTCAGCTCTCCGGCGGCGTCCTGCTCTTCCTCGTCGCCATGGAGCTCCTCATGGGCACCGACTCATCGACACCAGACACGGGGGACGAGGGCGTGAATGTCGCGCTCGTGCCGCTGGGTACTCCGCTCTTGGCGGGCCCCGGCTCGATCGTCGCCGTCATGGTGGCCGTCGGACAGGCCGGCACGAACGTGGGCTCGTGGATCGCAGTCATCGTCGCCGTGATCCTGGCGCACGTCGTCATGTGGCTGACTATGCGCTTCTCGCTGGCGCTCTCGCGTTTCCTCGGGCCCGGCGGCATCATGCTGCTGACAAAGATCTCCGGTCTGCTGCTGGCCGCCATTGCGACACAACTCATCATGGAGGGAATCTTCCAGTTCATTGCGACCGCGAAGCTGTCCTGA